The proteins below are encoded in one region of Aeromonas jandaei:
- a CDS encoding YscW family type III secretion system pilotin has protein sequence MRTLLLLALLTLGGCVSTTVVPPVSQSLTGEVHLNADLPRPATVEVTVLSVMEGRPLQVASTRYELTMLPLVFDMRLTPLQWGEGELYVRTRLRFIGNDAIQATAQQKVFKVLNGRPLVISLQPRPCYPLCQ, from the coding sequence ATGAGAACGCTGCTCTTGCTCGCGCTGCTGACTCTCGGTGGCTGCGTCAGCACCACGGTTGTCCCTCCTGTATCGCAGAGCCTGACAGGGGAGGTGCACCTCAATGCCGATTTACCTCGTCCTGCCACCGTGGAGGTGACAGTTCTGAGTGTGATGGAAGGACGGCCACTGCAGGTAGCCTCAACCCGTTATGAGCTGACCATGCTGCCTCTGGTTTTTGATATGCGGCTGACGCCTCTGCAGTGGGGAGAGGGCGAACTCTATGTGCGTACCCGGTTGCGGTTTATTGGCAATGACGCGATTCAGGCAACGGCTCAGCAAAAAGTTTTTAAGGTTTTAAATGGTCGCCCATTGGTAATTTCATTGCAACCACGTCCTTGTTATCCATTGTGTCAATAA
- a CDS encoding T3SS regulon translocated regulator ExsE family protein, whose amino-acid sequence MKIQESSASQLASAAERSATGCFAGRAVSGRDALVEPVPLAAALRRTLALSRAQEQMLDRLQQGEHKPLTERRIRLL is encoded by the coding sequence ATGAAGATCCAGGAATCGAGCGCCAGCCAGCTGGCATCTGCGGCAGAACGCTCTGCGACGGGTTGCTTTGCCGGTAGGGCCGTGAGCGGCCGTGATGCGTTGGTTGAACCTGTGCCGCTGGCGGCGGCATTGCGACGCACTCTTGCGCTGAGCAGAGCGCAGGAGCAGATGCTGGATCGCCTGCAGCAGGGCGAGCACAAGCCGCTGACCGAGAGAAGGATCCGGTTGTTATGA
- a CDS encoding type III secretion system chaperone has product MDATVIINRLLAEFATKYGLPSLTLNREGVAALCFDEHLQLSLILVPERDHLVMQVDVAELHQVGEGIFRQLASFNRNWYQFNLHFGFDEESLTVQLYRQMSASRLTLTQLEESLASMLEHAEFWQELLQPRPGPVSKSDEVMGVRV; this is encoded by the coding sequence ATGGACGCCACTGTCATCATCAATCGGCTGCTCGCCGAGTTTGCCACCAAATATGGTTTGCCCTCCCTGACCCTGAACCGGGAGGGGGTGGCAGCACTCTGTTTTGACGAGCACTTGCAGCTCTCTCTCATTCTGGTGCCCGAACGGGATCACCTGGTGATGCAGGTCGATGTGGCCGAATTGCATCAGGTGGGTGAGGGGATCTTTCGCCAGTTGGCCAGCTTCAACCGCAATTGGTATCAGTTCAATCTCCACTTTGGTTTCGATGAAGAGAGCCTGACGGTGCAACTCTACCGCCAGATGTCGGCCTCGCGGCTGACCCTGACCCAGCTTGAAGAGAGTCTGGCCAGCATGCTGGAGCACGCCGAATTCTGGCAGGAGCTGCTGCAGCCACGACCTGGCCCGGTCAGCAAGAGTGACGAGGTGATGGGAGTACGGGTGTGA